The genomic region ACGTTCCCGGTGGAATTGGGCCTAAACTGGGCACACACGCCGCGACAAGCTTATTAACATTTGTTTCTAAACCAGAAAAGGCAGGGAAGGCTTTTCGAGACTCTGTTACAACCAGAGAACTCATTGGCTCATTATTGAGTTTAAAAGAGAAATTTAGCACCTTTCGTCTTAAGTCCGTTTAACTGTGATCATTCAGTATACGCTGTGAGATAAATTTGCATTGATAACATATCGCAAATAATAAGCAAAAAAGTGTAGATCAAGCAGACTTAGCCTAACGTGCACCGCCCTTACTCAGCGCCTGACGCTTGTTTTAGTTGCTCTAGTTCGGCCTCGCAAGATTGTTTGGTGAGGGCTTGGAGTTTTTCCACTTCGGAGCTCAGCCAGTCCAATTCTTCTTCGGTGATTTCGTAGTGCATGGAGTAGCGGGCTTCGACGTAGGCACGTTTAAGGCGCTGAGTCTCACGACGTGGGCGTTTGCAATTTTTCGGGAAGATGGTGGCAAAGGCAGGATCAATCTGCACGCAGAGAGAACGCAATTGCAGAATATTATGAGTTCGGGGTAAGTAATTGGTATGCACCAGCAGCACACAGGAAAAGAAGTGTTCCGTGGCTTGATGCAGTTCGAATGCCGCATGACGTAGCATTTTGTCATTCATGGCATATTTCATTTGCCTAAAAAATCCAAATGCATTTTCAAATCCACGCAAAAAGTAATCACTCGCTACTTTTAGCTGCTCTTCAGCCAATAATCGCCCCGGCGCGGGTAATCCCCTTAGATCATAGGAGTACAGCTCGATGCCTTGCTCGCGAAGGTCTTTAAAGAAATACGCACTCTGACTCAAAGAGCCACACACTTCATCCCATGTATGCAAGATCAAGCCTAACGGAGAGGCTACCTTGCGCATCACTCGATCATCCACCGCATTCCATACTGCGTTTTTTCTAAGCCGCGTGTTCGGCGGTGAAGCCATTTGTCGTAAACGAAACAGTCTTGCAGTCTTTCTAAGCCACCTGTTCGGCGGTGAAGAATTTCCCCGTGCTTGGAGACTGGGCGCTAATTTTCTAAGCCGCCTGTTCGGCGGTGAAGTTGACTTTTCGTGTTTTTTTAATTTTCACTTTTTTCTAAGCCGACTGTTCGGCGGTGAAGATCGCAGCATCTGTCGCGATGCGCCATGTTGCTTTCTAAGCCGCCTATTCGGCGGTGAAGTATGCTGCCCGATTAGTACAAGTATTCGACAATTTCTAAGCCGCCTATTCGGCGGTGAAGCTGGATTCTCCCAAAAGATGATAAGAATTATCTTTCTAAGCCGCCTATTCGGCGGTGAAGGGTGAATGCCCATTTTGTGAAGAACCATTATTTTTCTAAGCCGCCTGTTCGGCGGTGAAGACGCGCTTCAGTTTGGTACGAACGCGACACAGTTTCTAAGCCGCCTGTTCGGCGGTGAAGCCTGCTTTCAGCGCAACGTCCGCATTGATTGTTTTCTAAGCCGCCTGTTCGGCGGTGAAGAGATAAGCTCTATCTGCGTGCCTGCCTTAGCTTTTCTAAGCCGCGTGCTCTGCGGCGAACGGCAGAAAGAACTTGAAGTCGGATGCTTGGATTTTCTAAGCCGCGTGCTCGCGGCGAACGCCCAGATTCCGATAGATCCCAGTATGATGAATTTCTAAGCCGCGTGCTCGGCGGCGAACAATTGCTTCAATTGCGAAAGGTGGTAAATAATTTTCTAAGCCGCGTGCTCGGCGGCGAACATTAGCACGTCCGACATAGTTAGCCGATTTCCTTTCTAAGCCGCGTGCTCGGCGGCGAACAACACCGTTTGCTTGGTTAGTGCCGCATGATGTTTCTAAGCCGCGTGCTCGGCGGCGAACATTTAGAATTAATTAATCAAATTACAGGGACATTTCTAAGCCGCGTGCTCGGCGGCGAACAGGTTTTATACTTGGTTGCTTGAGTTGTTATATTTCTAAGCCGCGTGCTCGGCGGCGAACCCACGTCTTTACTATCGTGATAGTGTCCTACTTTTCTAAGCCGCGTGCTCGGCGGCGAACTTTGGTATTCTATCCGTACCGAAAAAGGAGAATTTCTAAGCCGCGTGCTCGGCGGCGAACATCGAGTAAACGAACTAGCTACATCCATGAAATTTCTAAGCCGCGTGCTCGGCGGCGAACATTGGATAATGGGAGACGCTTATATAGATACATTTCTAAGCCGCGTGCTCGGCGGCGAACAAGGATAGTGCTTGCCCTAATTGCTCTATGTTTTTCTAAGCCGCGTGCTCGGCGGCGAACGCTTCTAGCTTCACAATGGCTTCCGCTTTGTATTTCTAAGCCGCGTGCTCGGCGGCGAACCCTTGCACCTCGATATGGGCGATGGGTCTAATTTTCTAAGCCGCGTGCTCGGCGGCGAACATTGATAGTGACACGGAAAAGACAGGGGAAACTTTCTAAGCCGCGTGCTCGGCGGCGAACAGCAATGTGGATTACACGTTAGAGACATGGGTTTTCTAAGCCGCGTGCTCGGCGGCGAACTAGTCGTATTATCAG from Marinomonas rhizomae harbors:
- a CDS encoding HEPN domain-containing protein, whose product is MRKVASPLGLILHTWDEVCGSLSQSAYFFKDLREQGIELYSYDLRGLPAPGRLLAEEQLKVASDYFLRGFENAFGFFRQMKYAMNDKMLRHAAFELHQATEHFFSCVLLVHTNYLPRTHNILQLRSLCVQIDPAFATIFPKNCKRPRRETQRLKRAYVEARYSMHYEITEEELDWLSSEVEKLQALTKQSCEAELEQLKQASGAE